In one Paracoccus everestensis genomic region, the following are encoded:
- a CDS encoding VPLPA-CTERM sorting domain-containing protein codes for MRKFLGAAASVAVLVTGAQAFAATLVIDSFGDQQRVQDTPTNNPNNSQVAADVLGGFRDLQVLNTDADGNNQGATELHVTGGNLKFSNVAGAQGEGYLTYDGDDDATSVNTTGLGGVNLLIGANPYLFFAEPADVKFDNTAFFRVEAWDMNGGTAVYEETLTASYDPRLFFSDFTTTAGFDFGNLGALQFFISSTGLADSVDGAITQIEVRADDVAPIPLPASGLLLLGGMGGLTFLRRRQKA; via the coding sequence ATGAGAAAGTTTCTTGGCGCTGCGGCTTCCGTTGCGGTTCTTGTGACTGGGGCACAAGCCTTCGCGGCAACCTTGGTCATTGACAGCTTCGGCGACCAACAGCGCGTTCAGGACACGCCGACGAACAACCCCAACAATTCGCAGGTTGCGGCCGATGTTCTTGGTGGGTTTCGGGATTTGCAAGTCCTTAACACCGATGCGGATGGCAACAATCAAGGGGCTACGGAACTTCACGTTACCGGTGGCAACCTGAAGTTCTCCAACGTGGCGGGTGCACAGGGTGAGGGCTACCTCACCTATGACGGGGATGATGATGCTACTTCCGTCAATACCACTGGATTGGGTGGCGTTAACCTGCTGATCGGTGCCAATCCTTACCTCTTCTTCGCCGAACCGGCAGACGTAAAGTTCGACAACACTGCCTTTTTCCGGGTTGAAGCCTGGGATATGAACGGTGGAACGGCGGTCTACGAAGAAACACTGACGGCATCCTATGATCCGCGGCTGTTCTTCAGCGACTTCACGACCACTGCCGGCTTTGACTTTGGCAACCTTGGCGCGCTGCAGTTCTTCATCAGCTCGACTGGTTTGGCCGACTCGGTAGATGGTGCAATCACTCAGATCGAGGTTCGGGCAGACGATGTTGCCCCGATCCCGCTCCCCGCGTCCGGCCTGTTGCTGCTGGGTGGCATGGGCGGTCTGACCTTCCTGCGCCGGCGCCAGAAGGCCTGA